AATAAGGCTGTCGTTGATTGACACCTGTGGGTGTGCATCCTCattggcaccccattccctatatagtgcactccctTTGATTAGAAccctattagccctggtcaaaagtaggtgcactatatagggcatagggtgccgtTTAAGGGCGTATCCCTGTCCCTCAAAATTCTTCCTTCAGCATCACTCATGTGCCTTCCACCCTCCAGGGGGATAAAATAAAATCCCGGCCGTTTTAGGTCTCGGTGGTGACGGCCAGGGTGAGATGCAAGCCGGGCCTATGACTGCGTGGTAACCGCCAGCGTGTTAACATATCCATGGGGACACATATCGTTCtctgagacacagtgagagaacTGCGCCGGGTTGCTTCCCTCACCGAACCTCCTGACTCCCCGCACTGTGAAACACTGTTCTATCAGCTCCAGACACTTACAGGCCAGGAAGAACATATTCTTGAACATGAACACTGAGACGGGCATCTTGTGAACATACACCTGGAAACACCGCACCACCAGAAGTGGAGCGTTGACCAACACACCGACCAGGAACCTAGCCCAGACCCAGCGACAGCGCATCTCGGAGGCTGTCAACTCGTATAACCACACCACTGGGACGCCCAGGGCGATGAAATAGACCGAGATGACCGTGTATTTTAAATAGACCGTCGGTATCTCGTTCTTCAGAAACAACTCCACCAGGGTAAAACAGTCTGCGAGGTCCAGACAGGTGGTTATGAAGCAGCTTTGGGACCGGTGGCGCGTCGCTCCGTTCTGGTCCTCGGTGATAGAATTGACGAGACAGTAGAGTAACGGGACCGAGAGCAACGTGATAATCTTAAATCCGGTTACACCGAACGGAACTTTGAGCGCGATGAGATCTAATATCGAAGTCTCTAGAATGAGGACTATTTTAGGGGTGCAGGCGATCACGTAGATTAACCAGGCCAGGTAGGCGTAGGTAAACTCGCCGAGATTACAGCCGAATATAGAGTTCTTTGGTGGAACCCACACGCCCGCTCTCTCTTGCTCCTGGCGTTCTTCATGAAGAAGATCCCCAGCCAGAGATCACCACCAGATCCGTGGCGATCCACGAACACCAGTACAGATCCGTGAAGATAATGAGGTAGAAATCTAGAATGCCTCCTTGGAATATCAGAATGAGGAAACACAGGATCTTGTAGAGAACGTTCCTCTTGGACCTCTGGCCGAACAAGGGAGCGGTCTGCATGAATTCCTCAGAGGTCATGATATAGGCGTCTGTAATAGCGGAGGATACTCCGGATACCAGCGGCTTGATGGAGCTCTCGTCTGGGTTGATGCTCCCCGCGGACGTCTGTGTGTCCCTCCTGGACGAGGCGCTACGTATGAACAGCTGTCCGACTCCGTAGTCCGGGGCGAATGAAACCGGTGAGTCCGGGCAGATCACAGCTGCTTGGGGATGGGGATAGCTGGAGCTGGCCTTGGGATTGTCGGCGGCACCAATTTCTGCTATCATTGTATGCATGTATTTGCGCGTtcgcttctctttctctcctctcgtaTTTT
Above is a window of Oncorhynchus masou masou isolate Uvic2021 unplaced genomic scaffold, UVic_Omas_1.1 unplaced_scaffold_1241, whole genome shotgun sequence DNA encoding:
- the LOC135530044 gene encoding LOW QUALITY PROTEIN: transmembrane protein 121B-like (The sequence of the model RefSeq protein was modified relative to this genomic sequence to represent the inferred CDS: inserted 2 bases in 2 codons), encoding MHTMIAEIGAADNPKASSSYPHPQAAVICPDSPVSFAPDYGVGQLFIRSASSRRDTQTSAGSINPDESSIKPLVSGVSSAITDAYIMTSEEFMQTAPLFGQRSKRNVLYKILCFLILIFQGGILDFYLIIFTDLYWCSWIATDLVVISGWXIFFMKNARSKRERACGFHQRXSIFGCNLGEFTYAYLAWLIYVIACTPKIVLILETSILDLIALKVPFGVTGFKIITLLSVPLLYCLVNSITEDQNGATRHRSQSCFITTCLDLADCFTLVELFLKNEIPTVYLKYTVISVYFIALGVPVVWLYELTASEMRCRWVWARFLVGVLVNAPLLVVRCFQVYVHKMPVSVFMFKNMFFLACKCLELIEQCFTVRGVRRFGEGSNPAQFSHCVSENDMCPHGYVNTLAVTTQS